A window of the Dunckerocampus dactyliophorus isolate RoL2022-P2 chromosome 19, RoL_Ddac_1.1, whole genome shotgun sequence genome harbors these coding sequences:
- the abracl gene encoding costars family protein ABRACL, which produces MNVQHEIDLLVQEIERLGSKNAEGQTCVKFGVLFQDDRCANIFEALVGTLRAAKKRKVVNFQNEILLQGVHDNVDIVLLKE; this is translated from the exons ATGAATGTGCAACATGAAATAGACTTGCTGGTGCAGGAGATTGAGCGACTTGGCAGCAAAA ATGCTGAAGGTCAAACGTGCGTTAAGTTTGGAGTCCTGTTTCAAGACGACCGCTGTGCCAACATCTTTGAGGCGTTGGTGGGCACCCTGAGGGCCGCCAAGAAAAGGAAGGTTGTCAACTTCCAGAACGAGATACTTCTTCAGGGTGTTCATGACAATGTCGACATCGTTCTGCTGAAAGAATAA
- the heca gene encoding headcase protein homolog isoform X2, whose amino-acid sequence MHLQCFYEWESSILVQFNCIGRARSWNEKQCRQNMWTKKGYDLAFRFCSCRCGQGHLKKDTDWYQVKRMQDERKKKPSERSTGRTGASGGASGSGDGLFEEPRKSKPVVGSGKTAHRASSQELPRRQSVERQNSVERGAAGGLFPLGPPHKSPCDSPGQSPPSGFSFSPTSVLGPGGGGAAFRGSRQLGEFLKSAVHMDTQRKHLLVGGALSRGSGGIPQLDPAAVLPLPMAFTLPLHHRLASGSVGDGALPQPMQFLRRLDLSELLTHVPRHKLNTYHVRMEDDAQAGQGEELRRFILSTLSASQRNVVNCALCHRALPVFEQFPLVDGTMFLSPSRHDEIEYDVPCHLQGRLMHLYAICVDCLEGVHKIVCIKCKSRWDGSWHQLGTMYTYDILAASPCCQARLNCKHCGKPVVDVRVGMQYFSEYSNVQQCPHCGNLDYHFVKPFSSYKVLEAY is encoded by the exons ATGCATCTGCAGTGTTTCTATGAGTGGGAGAGTTCCATTCTGGTGCAGTTCAACTGCATTGGCCGCGCACGCTCATGGAATGAGAAACAGTGCCGGCAGAACATGTGGACCAAGAAGGGATACGACCTGGCTTTCAGATTCTGTTCCTGCCGTTGCGGCCAGGGTCACCTGAAGAAAGACACCGACTGGTATCAGGTGAAACGCATGCAGGACGAGAGAAAGAAGAAGCCATCTGAGAGGAGCACTGGTCGGACGGGGGCCAGTGGAGGAGCTTCCGGGTCTGGGGACGGGTTGTTTGAGGAGCCGAGGAAAAGTAAGCCAGTGGTGGGATCAGGTAAAACAGCACACAGAGCCTCGAGTCAGGAGCTACCAAGAAGACAATCAGTGGAGCGCCAGAACTCTGTTGAGAGAGGAGCAGCAGGGGGACTTTTTCCTTTGGGGCCTCCTCACAAGTCTCCATGTGACTCCCCAGGACAATCTCCTCCATCAGGTTTCTCCTTCTCGCCAACCTCCGTACTCGGACCTGGTGGAGGTGGGGCAGCTTTCCGGGGCTCCCGTCAATTAGGAGAGTTTCTCAAATCCGCAGTCCACATGGACACGCAGCGCAAGCACCTTTTAGTCGGGGGAGCCCTGAGCAGAGGCTCTGGTGGTATTCCTCAGCTTGACCCCGCCGCAGTGCTACCCCTGCCCATGGCCTTCACCCTCCCGCTTCATCACCGGCTCGCCTCGGGTAGTGTGGGTGACGGCGCTCTTCCTCAGCCCATGCAGTTCCTAAGGAGGCTGGACCTCTCGGAACTTCTCACTCACGTCCCTCGCCATAAACTGAACACCTACCATGTTCGCATGGAGGACGATGCCCAGGCAGGCCAGGGAGAAGAACTACGCAG GTTCATCCTGTCCACCCTCAGTGCGAGCCAGAGGAACGTGGTCAACTGTGCGCTGTGCCACCGGGCGCTGCCAGTGTTTGAACAATTCCCGCTCGTGGACGGCACGATGTTCCTCAGCCCCTCACGCCACGATGAGATTGAGTATGATGTTCCATGCCACCTGCAAG GCAGGTTAATGCACCTGTATGCCATATGTGTGGATTGTCTAGAAGGTGTCCACAAGATCGTGTGCATCAAGTGCAAGTCCCGCTGGGACGGGAGCTGGCACCAACTAGGCACCATGTACACCTACGACATCCTGGCTGCTTCACCTTGTTGCCAG GCTCGTCTAAACTGTAAACACTGCGGGAAGCCAGTGGTGGATGTCCGTGTGGGGATGCAGTATTTCTCCGAGTACAGCAACGTCCAGCAATGCCCTCACTGCGGCAACCTGGACTATCATTTTGTTAAACCCTTCTCCTCCTACAAAGTACTTGAGGCTTATTGA
- the knstrn gene encoding small kinetochore-associated protein isoform X2, giving the protein MSKIPRGQHSADTKKAAHRNEMKEAATATNALQKDGVLKQKENIMRKNVAHRVYKGVSTRYDMQEQLKEQNQQLMAANEELQKNLAETRQRVTHLEQQFCALEKENSEVEKNLKDCQILLVAAKIDPISGDVVGEAARQDEEQRKEVMSISTDLLKELKHFSEMASQQRSHLQEIQKTMTDLSEARQHMLQEREAFSVEAAEMEKALTEAEALLL; this is encoded by the exons ATGTCAAAAATTCCCAGAG GGCAGCATTCCgcagacacaaaaaaagcagcacaTAGAAATGAGATGAAAGAGGCAGCAACTGCAACTAATGCTCTCCAAAAAGACGGTGTCCtcaaacagaaagaaaacatcATGCG aaaaaatgttgcccatagGGTTTACAAAGG GGTTTCAACAAGGTATGACATGCAGGAACAACTGAAGGAGCAAAATCAACAGTTGATGGCTGCCAATGAGGAACTGCAGAAAAACCTCGCAGAGACACGG CAAAGAGTAACTCATTTGGAGCAACAGTTTTGTGCCCTTGAAAAGGAAAATTCTGAGGTGGAGAAAAATCTGAAGGACTGTCAGATACTCCTAGTGGCTGCAAAAATAGACCCCA TTTCAGGAGATGTTGTTGGAGAAGCTGCACGTCAAGATGaagaacaaagaaaagaagTAATG AGCATCTCCACAGACCTGCTGAAGGAATTAAAGCATTTCAGTGAGATGGCATCGCAGCAGCGATCTCATCTACAG GAAATCCAGAAAACAATGACTGACCTGAGTGAAGCAAGGCAACATATGCTGCAAGAGAGGGAGGCTTTTTCTGTGGAAGCTGCCGAAATGGAAAAAGCTCTAACGGAGGCAGAAGCTCTATTATTGTAA
- the heca gene encoding headcase protein homolog isoform X1, with the protein MPNQKSNKGKKSKRTNSSGDEQENGACAAAIGGAAAAAAAAAAPGNERSSEIQCATPLGCSLGRAIDLEKDDYQRVLCNNELCPYGNWMHLQCFYEWESSILVQFNCIGRARSWNEKQCRQNMWTKKGYDLAFRFCSCRCGQGHLKKDTDWYQVKRMQDERKKKPSERSTGRTGASGGASGSGDGLFEEPRKSKPVVGSGKTAHRASSQELPRRQSVERQNSVERGAAGGLFPLGPPHKSPCDSPGQSPPSGFSFSPTSVLGPGGGGAAFRGSRQLGEFLKSAVHMDTQRKHLLVGGALSRGSGGIPQLDPAAVLPLPMAFTLPLHHRLASGSVGDGALPQPMQFLRRLDLSELLTHVPRHKLNTYHVRMEDDAQAGQGEELRRFILSTLSASQRNVVNCALCHRALPVFEQFPLVDGTMFLSPSRHDEIEYDVPCHLQGRLMHLYAICVDCLEGVHKIVCIKCKSRWDGSWHQLGTMYTYDILAASPCCQARLNCKHCGKPVVDVRVGMQYFSEYSNVQQCPHCGNLDYHFVKPFSSYKVLEAY; encoded by the exons atgcccaaCCAGAAGAGCAACAAGGGGAAGAAGAGCAAACGCACAAACAGTAGCGGAGATGAGCAGGAAAATGGAGCCTGTGCGGCCGCAATAGGAGGCGCGGCcgcggctgctgctgctgctgctgcacccGGGAACGAGCGTTCGAGTG AAATCCAGTGTGCGACCCCTCTGGGCTGCAGCTTGGGCCGTGCCATTGACCTGGAGAAGGATGACTACCAGCGGGTGCTCTGCAACAATGAGCTGTGTCCTTACGGCAACTGGATGCATCTGCAGTGTTTCTATGAGTGGGAGAGTTCCATTCTGGTGCAGTTCAACTGCATTGGCCGCGCACGCTCATGGAATGAGAAACAGTGCCGGCAGAACATGTGGACCAAGAAGGGATACGACCTGGCTTTCAGATTCTGTTCCTGCCGTTGCGGCCAGGGTCACCTGAAGAAAGACACCGACTGGTATCAGGTGAAACGCATGCAGGACGAGAGAAAGAAGAAGCCATCTGAGAGGAGCACTGGTCGGACGGGGGCCAGTGGAGGAGCTTCCGGGTCTGGGGACGGGTTGTTTGAGGAGCCGAGGAAAAGTAAGCCAGTGGTGGGATCAGGTAAAACAGCACACAGAGCCTCGAGTCAGGAGCTACCAAGAAGACAATCAGTGGAGCGCCAGAACTCTGTTGAGAGAGGAGCAGCAGGGGGACTTTTTCCTTTGGGGCCTCCTCACAAGTCTCCATGTGACTCCCCAGGACAATCTCCTCCATCAGGTTTCTCCTTCTCGCCAACCTCCGTACTCGGACCTGGTGGAGGTGGGGCAGCTTTCCGGGGCTCCCGTCAATTAGGAGAGTTTCTCAAATCCGCAGTCCACATGGACACGCAGCGCAAGCACCTTTTAGTCGGGGGAGCCCTGAGCAGAGGCTCTGGTGGTATTCCTCAGCTTGACCCCGCCGCAGTGCTACCCCTGCCCATGGCCTTCACCCTCCCGCTTCATCACCGGCTCGCCTCGGGTAGTGTGGGTGACGGCGCTCTTCCTCAGCCCATGCAGTTCCTAAGGAGGCTGGACCTCTCGGAACTTCTCACTCACGTCCCTCGCCATAAACTGAACACCTACCATGTTCGCATGGAGGACGATGCCCAGGCAGGCCAGGGAGAAGAACTACGCAG GTTCATCCTGTCCACCCTCAGTGCGAGCCAGAGGAACGTGGTCAACTGTGCGCTGTGCCACCGGGCGCTGCCAGTGTTTGAACAATTCCCGCTCGTGGACGGCACGATGTTCCTCAGCCCCTCACGCCACGATGAGATTGAGTATGATGTTCCATGCCACCTGCAAG GCAGGTTAATGCACCTGTATGCCATATGTGTGGATTGTCTAGAAGGTGTCCACAAGATCGTGTGCATCAAGTGCAAGTCCCGCTGGGACGGGAGCTGGCACCAACTAGGCACCATGTACACCTACGACATCCTGGCTGCTTCACCTTGTTGCCAG GCTCGTCTAAACTGTAAACACTGCGGGAAGCCAGTGGTGGATGTCCGTGTGGGGATGCAGTATTTCTCCGAGTACAGCAACGTCCAGCAATGCCCTCACTGCGGCAACCTGGACTATCATTTTGTTAAACCCTTCTCCTCCTACAAAGTACTTGAGGCTTATTGA
- the mtif3 gene encoding translation initiation factor IF-3, mitochondrial: MAAGCVRLVLCHAVKTVYGGTLGYWSATARTLIKSENTCIFASARGWSSLGTQADDTHPNPAPKKKKKQDPRARTTISSVGRKIPHPEIRVISEAGENLGIMHRGEVLRRMDEKGLKLVLLGEHQDPPVYRLMSGRQIHEEQMKMWEKQKAKAAPVQVKELTFSSGIASHDLTIKLKQVESWLEKKHHVKITLRAGRNTPTNNLDENLQQIVEQMEVMVGFVSKPKVIRDGQAATCVLRPPSAKELSKNQRDRTSLPQSDSPQAAKDETSPPVTKEESLQQ; the protein is encoded by the exons ATGGCTGCAGGTTGTGTGAGACTGGTACTCTGTCATGCAGTCAAAACTGTGTACGGTGGCACTCTCGGGTACTGGTCGGCAACAGCACGGACTCTCATCAAGAGCGAAAACACATGCATCTTTGCCAGCGCTCGGGGATGGTCTTCCTTGGGCACACAAGCGGATGATACACATCCGAATCCTGCacccaagaagaaaaaaaagcaggatCCTCGGGCCCGGACCACAATCTCCAGTGTTGGCCGTAAGATCCCTCATCCAGAGATCCGAGTGATCAGTGAGGCTGGAGAAAACTTAGGCATCATGCACCGTGGGGAAGTGCTGCGACGAATGGATGAGAAAGGACTCAAACTTGTGCTCCTTGGTGAACATCAGGACCCTCCGGTCTATCGTCTGATGAGCGGCAGACAGATCCACGAAGAGCAGATGAAGATGTGGGAGAAACAGAAAGCCAAAGCAG CTCCAGTGCAGGTCAAAGAGCTCACCTTCTCATCTGGCATCGCTTCTCATGACTTGACAATCAAACTGAAGCAAGTGGAGAGCTGGTTGGAGAAGAAGCACCATGTTAAGATAACACTACGCGCGGGACGCAACACACCCACGAACAACCTG GATGAAAATCTTCAGCAGATCGTGGAACAAATGGAGGTGATGGTGGGATTTGTTTCCAAGCCAAAAGTCATACGCGACGGTCAAGCTGCCACGTGTGTCCTCCGGCCACCTTCAGCAAAGGAACTGTCCAAAAACCAAAGAGATCGGACTTCGCTGCCGCAGTCTGATAGCCCACAGGCTGCCAAGGATGAAACATCACCTCCAGTTACAAAAGAGGAGTCTCTGCAACAGTGA
- the knstrn gene encoding small kinetochore-associated protein isoform X1 produces MSKIPRVGQHSADTKKAAHRNEMKEAATATNALQKDGVLKQKENIMRKNVAHRVYKGVSTRYDMQEQLKEQNQQLMAANEELQKNLAETRQRVTHLEQQFCALEKENSEVEKNLKDCQILLVAAKIDPISGDVVGEAARQDEEQRKEVMSISTDLLKELKHFSEMASQQRSHLQEIQKTMTDLSEARQHMLQEREAFSVEAAEMEKALTEAEALLL; encoded by the exons ATGTCAAAAATTCCCAGAG TAGGGCAGCATTCCgcagacacaaaaaaagcagcacaTAGAAATGAGATGAAAGAGGCAGCAACTGCAACTAATGCTCTCCAAAAAGACGGTGTCCtcaaacagaaagaaaacatcATGCG aaaaaatgttgcccatagGGTTTACAAAGG GGTTTCAACAAGGTATGACATGCAGGAACAACTGAAGGAGCAAAATCAACAGTTGATGGCTGCCAATGAGGAACTGCAGAAAAACCTCGCAGAGACACGG CAAAGAGTAACTCATTTGGAGCAACAGTTTTGTGCCCTTGAAAAGGAAAATTCTGAGGTGGAGAAAAATCTGAAGGACTGTCAGATACTCCTAGTGGCTGCAAAAATAGACCCCA TTTCAGGAGATGTTGTTGGAGAAGCTGCACGTCAAGATGaagaacaaagaaaagaagTAATG AGCATCTCCACAGACCTGCTGAAGGAATTAAAGCATTTCAGTGAGATGGCATCGCAGCAGCGATCTCATCTACAG GAAATCCAGAAAACAATGACTGACCTGAGTGAAGCAAGGCAACATATGCTGCAAGAGAGGGAGGCTTTTTCTGTGGAAGCTGCCGAAATGGAAAAAGCTCTAACGGAGGCAGAAGCTCTATTATTGTAA